The Pyrus communis chromosome 14, drPyrComm1.1, whole genome shotgun sequence sequence TAaagttttttgttgttgttattttcATGGTTATGAACGATGAGATGAGTTGATCCAGTATAATTTTTGCAATATGCAGGGATGGGAAAGTTCAGGCATATGCCGCAAATGGAAGAGGATTAGTTGGAGGAAGTTTCCAACTTGATTACCCGAGTGTGGGGGCAACGGAAACTCTTATGATGGCTGCATGTATGGCTGATGGAAAAACTGTACTGTCCAATGTTGCCAGAGTACGATAAGATGAATCTCACTGAACATTTTAGATTCTGATTTTGATAACAATAGAAGTGTGTTAACAGTTATCATTTGCTGTCTAATTGGATTATGTTAACATAGTGAAGTAACTTACTTTCCCAACAACTCACCGTAGGAACCAGAGGTGGTTGATCTTGCTAGGTTTCTTACCAACTGTGGGGCCTGTGTGGATGGAGCAGGCAGCAACAAGCTTGTTATCAAGGGAAAATCCCAGTTGCATGGTTGTGAATGCGTTGTTGCACCTGATCGTATTGAAGCAGGTACATTTATGCTTGCTGCAGCTATTACTCGCTCATGCATCTCGATATCACCTGTCATACCTTGCCAAATGTCCTCTTTGATACACAAACTATCGGCCGTTggttgcaaaatcaagaaaTGTTCTCATGATACCTTGGAAGTATGTAAATCGTCTTTAAATTCTTCTGTTCCCATTTTGGTTGCATCTTGTGGTAATTTATAGTTGATAAATACTTCAGGTTTCAGCAGTGTCCGGACATGGGGGTGCAAATTTGCGAAGCGTTGTGGTTAAGACAGGCCCATATCCTGGGTTTCCCACAGACCTCCAACCACAAATAATGGCTTTTCTGACCACGTGCAATGGTTTAAGTTCTGTAGAGGAATCTGTTTTTGACAAACGCATGAGTCATGGTATGTGGAAGATAATGAGTGTGCTGGTAtgcatattatatatgtattctTGTCGTCTTTTAATTTCCCTATTTGGGAAACCGATAATATTGCCAAATAGTACTAATTGCATTGGGATATTCTTATACATGTTCCCTGCTTTCTACCAGTAAGCGAACTGCTAAAGCTTGGAGCAAAGATTCAGGTCTGTGCGAGCACTGCTCTGGTTTATGGGAAAGACAATGGAAGGCAAGCAGATTTTCCTTTTTCGTattctaatttttccttttcccaatTGGAAAATAGCATGATTGTGCTGACTCATGTCTGTTATCATGTCAGTGTCTTGAATGGTTCCTCGCTTGTTGCAAATGACATTAGGGGTGGGATGTCACTGGTATTAGCTGGGTTGGCCGCAGAAGGCACTACAGAGATCAGCGGTGTTGCTCATATTGACCGTGGTTATGAGAATTTAGATATGAAACTTCGTTTTCTGGGATCTGATGTCAAAAGATTAATGCCTCTTGCATCCTAATTGAAAAGGTAAGAACCTTTTCCTCCATTATGTTTCTTTTGCTCTTTATGGAGCCCATTCTGACAAGTACACAGAATTTGGTGGTGCGATGAGTTAATTTTGGAACTAAAAGTAATTGCATAATTCAAATATTAGTATATAATCGTTTTGAAAGGTTAGAAAAAGATATATTAGAAAATCACACAAATGGAAGCTCGGGTATGTCTTTGGTACACATCAACAGGTACAAACTGCAAAGTTTATGCGTATTACATGTCAAACGATATGAGATCTCTATACatccctttttctttgttgcctTTCAACCATGATATCaactttcctcttctcctttatGTTGAATTTTCTTCTCGAGAAGGAAATCAAAGAGGCATTGGAGCGCAATGTGAGCATTCTTGCTCTTCATTAGCTGTCCTGCAACTTCTGCTGGCGTGACTTCAACCTCCCATATGAGCCCTTCAATCTGTGTGAAGAGGTTGTGATGACAAAGACCATGGTAATTGAATGCCAGCTGTTTGAACGCCGAAGTGGTGCAATATGACATGTGGATATGCATGTCCATGCGGCCTGGTCGCAGTAGAGCAGGATCTAGCCTATCTTTGTGATTCGTTGTGAAGATAATTATGCGTTCTTCACCACAGCATGACGGAAAACCATCAAGGAAGTTGAGGAGCCCAGAGAGTGTCACCTGTAGATGCAATAGTAAGATAACACATATATCTGTAAGTATTAGTTGCTTAAAGCGATATAATTCTGTCATTCTATTCATCTAGAACTTGAGTGACCAACGGTTTAATCAATGCTAGTCATGCATGCTCTAAATGTAAAAGTGTAAACTGACCTGAGTTTTATTGTTGTTCCTCCATGATTCATCCCTCGGTTCCCCATTTTTCAGCTTGATTGTGCAGTCAACGTCCTCAAAGACGATTATAGATTGGTTAGGCATGGAAAACAACAGCTTACTCAAGTCGGAATTGGAATTAACGTTTGTTAGGTCCAACTCGTAGATGTCATAGTTAAGGTGATTAGCCATGGCTGCAATCCGGCTTGACTTGCCTGTGCCGGGAGGGCCATATAACAAGTATCCACGCTTCCAAGTTTTGCCAACCCTTCTATAAAACTCCTTTCCATTTATAAAGTTGTTTAGATCATCCAACACAGCTTTCTTAAGTTCTGTATCCATTGCTAGGAGCTTGAAGGTCATTGGATGGTCAAGCTTGACAGCATCTGGGAACCATCTCCGCTGTTCAACTGTGTGGAACTTTACCGCCTTGTGTTCTCTTTTAATTTCCTTTGATCTCTCAAGAATGTAGGGCAAGTAAGAGTTCAACACCTTCTCTTTGTGTTTCTTATGAAACGTTAGCTCATAGAATCTTGCTTCTTGTCTTAACGATGCATTAAGATCACCCCGATGTCTAGCAAATGGTGATTTAACCTGtacataaatcaacttccattTTATTTGAACATTTTCGTATACATCAGCCAACTCTTCACCTCTGTCCACTGACACTGCTAGTTTCTTCTCTTTGGCATCCTTGCTCGCTTTGATTCTTCGAACAGACGGGGTCACTATAGCGCCCAAATAGGCATGAGCGGCCTCAAAAATTTCATTCGGAAATAGTCCTTGAAATTCGTCAATGACAATGGTGAGTTGAGAAGAGAAACGTCGCGAAATGTTATGGAGGCCCGAATAGAAGTAGTTCCAAAGTTTGTCGGAGATGAAATCGTTGGCAATACTTTGAACAAGCATTGCTGAAGCAGCAAGAGTGGCGATAGCAGGCAAAAGAGCCTTCGTTTCAGGCATTTTGTTAGGTTAAATGAAAAGTGGTTTCCCTAATTAGGTGTCATGGGTTGTTTCCTGGACTCTCAATTTATAGCCATTAATTTCATAGATTTTTCATCCATTAGGGATTTTAAATTCGGTTTTCTCtgatttttctttggtttaCCAAGCAAGTCTCAAGGAGAAAAATCAAAAAGTGAGGAAAAAAGTCATCAAttgtttaaattattattttttttttaagaaaagaattgttttttttttagtacaacaatACATTTTATACTAGAGGGAAGGGAAGTTCAGTTAAGCTACACAATGAATAatataatttgatatcgaattttCCATTCACGAAATTCGAAcataaaacctcttacttacaagtgaaggaAAATACGAGCAGACCGTTGTATTAAGTAGGCAAAGGAATTGTTTACCCTTAAGTAAAACGTTTCTAAGTTTGAAGTTGACCTCTTCAAAAAGATGATGAAATTTCATACATTCGCATATTTGAAGTTTCAAAGTTGAAACTTCCATCAATTATCAATGGTCAAAttttcttttcgttcttaattaGAGTCGTTCAGTGCTTAGAATTGAAATGAATTGAACAACACACTACACTCAATTTCAAGTCACGTTGAAGGAATAAATCATAGTTCGTCTAAAATACTTATCCCTTTCAATCTCTCAAAATGAGAGCGTCCGAAGGGATAAATTTCATTCATGTCTAATCCTTTCGAATcctcttaaaataaaaaatcgttCACCTCGACTCTCACACACACCTTGAATTATATGAGATACCCAATCCAGTCCAGTTACAGGCAGCAAACGAGGCCAAAATCTCAATTTCAAAAGCAAAGACAAAAGACAGAAGAGgctcaaaatttctcaaattttcatCAGGTATTTCTCAATCTAACACAAGATAAAAGTTTCTGAGACGAACTTGGGAACATCAAACTGTTAGAAATACACGCAATGCAAGACACTATTGAACTCAACTACTCATTTATCAGTAAGAACTTTGAGGAAGTCGCACCTACCAAAACAGTTAAAACTACATCAAAAAAGagaggaggtggaggtgggGGTGTTTTTTTCGGTGGGGGGTGTTGATCTTCCCTTTTGTTTTCCTTACAACGAGAGGGCGGGTTAGCACTTCAGAGAAGTCACGATAGTTCAGAATCTAAAACAATCAGAGGGCGATGTTCTTCCTTTCATTTCGGTACCCTTCTAAGCAGCTTGTACATGCCAAAAATATTCTTATGCTGCCAGAGATACGGGATGAAAAAGGAGCGGTACTTGGCAGGCGAGAGCTCCCTGTCTAAGTAAGGCAACGCTCCAATCACCTGCAATTTAGAAGAATACCAATTCAGCACATGGTGATTCATTTAGGGAAAAGTGTAACAGCAGACTGATTTTTACCTCCCAAGTTGATAGGTCACTTCCCCGAGAAGGGAAAGGCCGACTAAGCTGCAGCTCGACAAGGAATGTACATTGATCAAGATCCCGGAGCTGCAACAAGAATGATTGGTTATTTTATAATGAAAAGAATAACAAATACAGGGCCTTTTAGTTTTAAACAAACTAGTTTAGAGAATGGTGATTAATTACATATTGCAAGTCAGATGCTTTGTTCTTATTGTTAAGATATGGTGGCGCTGCTGCAGTTCCACCCAAGGTAGAATTGAATGGGAAGGGAAGAAGTCCTCTGAACCCATCATCAATCCAACGGACCTCTCCCACATAATCAGGAACAAAAAATGATGATGGGAATCGGTGCCATTCACTTCCAACACAGAGAACAGAACCTGAAATTCAGAAGGGAAAACAGAATTTTCAGAATGACATGACTTCCAAAAATTACGTAACAGAACATCAACTTCAGAACCCAAAAAGTTCCTCACACAATTTGAGAtttcaacaagaaaaataagttCGATGTGGGAAATTAATCAGGTGGTGAGCCTAACCGATATGGAAGTGCATGAAATTTTAACATGAGTTTTCTTCTATTGTACATTCCAAACATTAATAATCCGTACTAAATTAACTGTTAACAGAACATAACAGCAAGATGTTGGTCTCACCTGTTCCTACATCGTCATGATGCTCTAAAAGCTTGTAAACCTCTATAGGGGCAGAATAACCATTGATCACTGAAAACGTGCGAGCATGGGAGGCACATAATATGAGGCTAAGAACCACCGGTCTCAGAATCTTTGCTGTCTGCATGTATAAATAACAATAGTGTGACCATGAGAGGTTTGCAAAGAtaatttaacaatattttttatgaaaaataggATAAGCTTACCATAACCGTTGGAGAATTTCCTTGAGAATCATAATCAGATcggaaaacatcaggaaagcTCTCAATGACAGCCGATGCAGCAACACAAATTAGTGGATATATTGGATAAAGGAACCTGCAATGATAAATGGAAATATCTAGTTATCAATCACCTCTAACCTGCACTTGATAACATTGAACAGTCTTTAGATTTTCTGTGGCCTCACCAAAATACCAAAGTGACGCACTAAATATTCCGATCTCAGACTACAAGGTGAGTGCTGCCTATGATTATGGTAAGATGTATGGAAAtactttttgttcttttttttttcaaaagatgtATGGAAATACTTCAGAGTTATTTTAATTGCAGAGAATTAGGGGAAACAAAAATGgttttttgttattatataatatagAGGAGAAAGTATAAGTGGAAACATCAAGCACAGAGCTATAAACAGCATTTGAATTGTTTACTGCAAATGCACGATTGTGCAAATTTGGGAAATGGTAGATTTCGTTGAAAATAAGCAATTTTAACTAGCACGAACATACTCAAATTCAACCAATTATAGGAAAGTTGTGCAACAGTTTTTCCCAGATATCGGAATATTTATTCGAACCTTTCTTCTTTGTGTGGCTGCAAAGACATGAATGCCAACCAAATATATACTGGCGAGACAACAATCAGCAAGTTGGGGGCATACTTTTTCCTTGCAATCGGCAGCATTGCCAGGAACAGCAATGCAAgtacaaaacaaaagttaaaattgtTAAATCCGTTCCTTATATAATATAGCGGCCCCTCAGTTCCATACAAATGGCTCTCACCGCCTCCTGCAACATTATAGATCAACAGATTTAACACGGATGATGTCCATCTGCTGTAGTAGTAATGATCAACGAGAACCGAGGATACCTGAAAGACCTCCAATGTATAAGCATAAGCAtgataaagagaaaaaaaaaaaaagcgataACTTAACATGAGAAATTATAACTCTATTTGTGTCAATTATGTAGGTACAGGCACTATACTTTGTTCATTCACAAACGAAATACCAATAATGACTTACAAGAAGAGCAACAGATATGGCGGCCCCCGCAAGAAATGCTTGTTTGAATCTTCTAGCTAGAGAGTAGAATGTGACTGGCAAAAAAGCCAAGATTGAGAATGGCCAACCAAGGATTACACCCACGGCTGCAACTGCAACTGCCATGGCGTATTTATCAAGCAGAAATAAACCAGATGAAAGAGACATGGCATACATGGAGAACGAGCTTGGCAAGAAACCTGGAAAATAATGTCAACAACACTGTCATTCATGGAATAAATAGCTCCAGAAAATTAAGAGAGCTAAAATtggaaaactgaaaacaaaatgaacaatcacaaaaaaaaaaaaaaaaaacagagatgTTAGAAATCCTGAAATGGAATTTTCAAATCAaaggagaaaaatgaaaaggcAACCCACTTGTGCTAGCGAAAAAACAACCGCTGGTTAAGCATAGCATTGCAAGTGTGTAAGAAGCAAGGCGTTTTCCATACTTTCTTGAAAGAGCAACTACCAGGACAGTGTCAGTGATAACAGAAAGGAGACCAAGAAAGATTCTAACAGCGTAGAATACTCTCACCTATAAGCAAAAAGAATTGGTTCAGCACAACAATATATAATTGAAGGCAAGACATAGCCTTGGGCTAACAATGAGAAGATACAGTTCAAAAGGCAAGGGCAATAAGAAATCTTACTTTTTCCTCAGCAAACAACCAGGAAGCAGGCTGACCCACCAATTCATGGAAAAGAATGTACAAATATGACCGAAGTGCAAACTGTGAACTGCAACAAGCatataacaacaaaaaccatAGGTAGGATttctaaaatacaaaatgatagCACTCATTATCGAATTCACAACAGCAGTGAAGCAGGCAGTAATTTAAGAGCACGCAACAAATGACACTATCACCGAGCTAAAAATACTATGTTAACAATGACGAGCATCTAACTCCACCTACAAAATACTAATCTAAGACACATGTCTCTACACCATAGAATCCATTCCAATGTCAGTTTGTAAAAATCAATTCAATGAACCAAAAGCCATTAGGCTAGAGATTCGCTTACTAAGTACTGTAACGAACAAAATCATATTGGTTCATAAGAAGGTTGCAAATTGTTCATGAGTTGCAAAGGTCTACACAATCTTGTACATTGAGTAAGAAGCAATTAACTTTTCGACAACAACCAAATTTCCCAATAGATTAATCCAGGGACTAAAGCAGAGATTAATAGTTCACTACAAATTATAACCAAAAACAGCATATACCAACATCTTTAAGAACAAATAAActtcaaataaccaaaaaacaatcaaaacccagaaacaaacACCAACAAAATagacaaaatttcaattttcaaagaggaaaaagaaaaatttgaaaacaattgaAAGGGGTACCTGTATTCCCAAGTTTGGAAGCCAGATTTGTAGAGAAGGAAATGGAGAGGTTCCCAATAATTGAAGACCTCGTCGCAGTCGTGTATGATGTTTGATGTGGCGCTCATGTACCTCAGCATTCCCAGAGCCACCAACGGAAAGAACCACCCCAACCCTTTGTCGACGCCGCCGTCCGATTTCCCTTGCTTGTCGACTTTCGAGTAAGATGACGACGACGGCGATGATGATGAAGGATCATCGGACGGCTGAGGGCGTCGCAGCCTTGTCGACAGAGACATGGTGAACTCTGCTGCTGTAGCTTTTCTGGGTTACTGGGTGGAATGGGTCTGCCGAGGAAAAATGGTTCTTTGCTTTCTTGGGAAGTAAAGATTAAGAGATAGTTTGGTGATTAAATCCTCCACCAGTCCACCACTTATGTTAaagttcatatttttatttcccAAAGGTGACAAAAACAAACCATTTCCCTAACTTTAGCATAACACATTATTCAAAAGTATTACCTTTTAACCCTCTGGAAACAATCACGAGCTGCTTTAGTAGTTGGGAAAGAATTGCAAACTCGTATTTTACACGGTATGTCTGAGTTTGATTTTTGATCGTGTGTGAATCACATGATGGTGACCAGAAGGTAGTTGCAATGCTTATGTGAATCTTCTTagcctaaaaaaaataaattatcatGACGGAACTACTAACTAGTcctatttttaaaagaaaaaaaccccTCGCACGTCGTTATTCTTGATTTTTGAATCCTTTTACACAACCCAACTCGTACAATCAAACATGAAAGATTTCGAGCTGCAGCCAAAGCTGTACAATCCTCAAAGTATCATCAATTGGATGTCCAATCATAGCAATTGCATCCGCTCTGCAAGAAAATTAACGTTTTGAAAACATGCTTTGAAAGGATAGTTGTAAAAAAACTGTGAATGGTGACatttctatcttttattttccgCTTATATATATGTCTGGTaaataatttttacttttttatacaagcgatattttaCTTCCTTGCGTTTGTGTAAAACAATcctagaaaattttattttgggaTAATTTGATGGCCAAGAAACCAAGCCATGAAACATGAAGCACATAAATGCCATTTTGTATTGAAGCACAACAAAACAGTTCCACTGAgagtttgatttcttttgtGGCAACAATGACAATGCTGGCTCTAGTTATTCTGCACAGCAATCTGATCACAGAACTTAACCAAGTTCACTCAAATATCTGGCCTTTAGGTGGACGATCAAAAGTCATCGTCCACTTTTGGTAAATTTAACTTCAGTTTTTTCGGGACACAACCCGTCTCTCAAATGCagaaaaacataaagaaaagaGCAGATACAGGCATTTAACCGGTGTTTTGTAAGCCGGCAGCAATACCCTTCATTGTCAAGATGAGGGTGTCCTCCAGACCAGGCGCGTACTCACTTGTCGGGTTCAGCTTCACAAGTTCATTAGCCGGTTTGTTTGATTCACTGATTTCCTTTGAGATGTGTGGCCGTAGTGTGACGTGGAAGTTTGGGTCACGG is a genomic window containing:
- the LOC137716415 gene encoding uncharacterized protein, producing the protein MKNLAATLHISQMASFSTLNLSPSPKPTKPLPHSLLKPLIPAPEIDTRTQIQTPYPKLILTGPSQLSGHVPISGSKNSALPILAATLCCSGTSRIQNVPDLFDTRTMASVLVSLGAKVEVLDNEMLVNTNGVGSVEPNADEIQKIRGGFFVIGPLVARFGEAVVALPGGCNIGARPVDLYIRGLQCLGAVVELRDGKVQAYAANGRGLVGGSFQLDYPSVGATETLMMAACMADGKTVLSNVAREPEVVDLARFLTNCGACVDGAGSNKLVIKGKSQLHGCECVVAPDRIEAGTFMLAAAITRSCISISPVIPCQMSSLIHKLSAVGCKIKKCSHDTLEVSAVSGHGGANLRSVVVKTGPYPGFPTDLQPQIMAFLTTCNGLSSVEESVFDKRMSHVSELLKLGAKIQVCASTALVYGKDNGSVLNGSSLVANDIRGGMSLVLAGLAAEGTTEISGVAHIDRGYENLDMKLRFLGSDVKRLMPLAS
- the LOC137716416 gene encoding AAA-ATPase At3g50940-like, which encodes MPETKALLPAIATLAASAMLVQSIANDFISDKLWNYFYSGLHNISRRFSSQLTIVIDEFQGLFPNEIFEAAHAYLGAIVTPSVRRIKASKDAKEKKLAVSVDRGEELADVYENVQIKWKLIYVQVKSPFARHRGDLNASLRQEARFYELTFHKKHKEKVLNSYLPYILERSKEIKREHKAVKFHTVEQRRWFPDAVKLDHPMTFKLLAMDTELKKAVLDDLNNFINGKEFYRRVGKTWKRGYLLYGPPGTGKSSRIAAMANHLNYDIYELDLTNVNSNSDLSKLLFSMPNQSIIVFEDVDCTIKLKNGEPRDESWRNNNKTQVTLSGLLNFLDGFPSCCGEERIIIFTTNHKDRLDPALLRPGRMDMHIHMSYCTTSAFKQLAFNYHGLCHHNLFTQIEGLIWEVEVTPAEVAGQLMKSKNAHIALQCLFDFLLEKKIQHKGEEES
- the LOC137715513 gene encoding alpha-1,2-mannosyltransferase ALG9-like: MSLSTRLRRPQPSDDPSSSSPSSSSYSKVDKQGKSDGGVDKGLGWFFPLVALGMLRYMSATSNIIHDCDEVFNYWEPLHFLLYKSGFQTWEYSSQFALRSYLYILFHELVGQPASWLFAEEKVRVFYAVRIFLGLLSVITDTVLVVALSRKYGKRLASYTLAMLCLTSGCFFASTSFLPSSFSMYAMSLSSGLFLLDKYAMAVAVAAVGVILGWPFSILAFLPVTFYSLARRFKQAFLAGAAISVALLVSSVLVDHYYYSRWTSSVLNLLIYNVAGGGESHLYGTEGPLYYIRNGFNNFNFCFVLALLFLAMLPIARKKYAPNLLIVVSPVYIWLAFMSLQPHKEERFLYPIYPLICVAASAVIESFPDVFRSDYDSQGNSPTVMTAKILRPVVLSLILCASHARTFSVINGYSAPIEVYKLLEHHDDVGTGSVLCVGSEWHRFPSSFFVPDYVGEVRWIDDGFRGLLPFPFNSTLGGTAAAPPYLNNKNKASDLQYLRDLDQCTFLVELQLSRPFPSRGSDLSTWEVIGALPYLDRELSPAKYRSFFIPYLWQHKNIFGMYKLLRRVPK